A single region of the Meiothermus sp. QL-1 genome encodes:
- the rplK gene encoding 50S ribosomal protein L11 yields the protein MKKITAIVKLQLPAGKATPAPPVGPALGQHGANIMEFVKAFNAASAHMGDAIVPVEITIYSDRSFTFVTKTPPASYLIRKAAGIEKGSGKAGREKVGRLTWEQCLEIARQKMADMNANDLESAARQIAGSARSMGIEVTGVPHA from the coding sequence ATGAAAAAGATAACCGCTATCGTCAAGCTGCAGTTGCCCGCGGGGAAGGCCACCCCGGCCCCCCCGGTGGGCCCGGCCCTGGGCCAGCATGGGGCCAACATCATGGAGTTTGTCAAGGCCTTCAACGCGGCCAGCGCCCACATGGGCGACGCGATCGTGCCGGTGGAGATCACCATCTACTCCGACCGCTCCTTCACCTTCGTAACCAAAACCCCCCCGGCCTCATACCTGATCCGCAAGGCCGCAGGCATCGAGAAGGGCTCGGGCAAGGCCGGGCGGGAAAAGGTGGGGCGGCTCACCTGGGAGCAATGCCTGGAGATTGCCAGACAGAAGATGGCCGACATGAACGCGAACGACCTGGAATCGGCCGCCCGGCAGATTGCCGGCTCGGCCCGCTCCATGGGCATCGAGGTGACGGGGGTGCCCCATGCCTAA
- the rplA gene encoding 50S ribosomal protein L1, protein MPKRGKRYRAILEKVDLNKVYSIEEAAALIPQIKSARFDETVEIHVKLGIDTRKSDQNVRSTVSLPHGTGRAVRVLAIAKGEKIAEAKAAGADIAAGEEIIQEILEGRSDFDAVVATPDVMGAVGSKLGRVLGPKGLLPNPKAGTVGFNIGEIVREIKAGRIEFRNDKTGVVHAPVGKASFTPEQIAENVRAFIKAVEGAKPEGAKGTYLRSVYLSTTMGPSIKVNPSSAQKA, encoded by the coding sequence ATGCCTAAGCGCGGCAAACGCTACCGGGCCATCCTGGAGAAGGTGGACCTCAACAAGGTCTACAGCATTGAGGAGGCCGCGGCCCTCATTCCACAAATCAAAAGCGCCCGCTTCGATGAGACGGTGGAGATCCACGTGAAGCTGGGGATCGACACCCGCAAATCGGACCAGAATGTGCGCTCCACTGTGAGCCTACCCCACGGCACCGGTCGCGCGGTGCGGGTGCTGGCCATCGCCAAGGGCGAGAAGATCGCCGAGGCCAAGGCCGCCGGGGCCGACATTGCCGCCGGGGAAGAGATCATCCAGGAGATCCTGGAGGGCCGGTCCGACTTCGATGCGGTGGTGGCCACCCCGGACGTGATGGGCGCGGTGGGCTCCAAGCTGGGCCGCGTGCTGGGGCCCAAGGGGCTGCTGCCCAACCCCAAGGCCGGTACCGTGGGCTTCAACATCGGCGAAATCGTGCGGGAGATAAAGGCTGGTCGGATCGAGTTCCGCAACGACAAAACCGGCGTGGTCCACGCCCCGGTGGGCAAGGCCAGCTTCACCCCGGAGCAAATTGCCGAGAACGTGCGGGCTTTCATCAAGGCAGTGGAGGGCGCCAAGCCCGAGGGGGCCAAGGGCACCTATTTGCGCTCGGTCTACCTCTCCACCACCATGGGGCCGAGCATCAAGGTGAACCCCAGCAGCGCCCAGAAGGCCTGA
- a CDS encoding cation diffusion facilitator family transporter, whose translation MSPTQALLLSLGVAVVVFVLKGLAYLLTGSVALYSDALESVVNIAAAAAALLAVRVSKRPADENHPFGHTKAEYFSAVLEGVLIVLAALAILREAWPRLLAPEPIEELGLGLLLSLLASSLNALLALFLISKGRQARSPAVVADGQHVLSDVMTSAGVLLGVGLAWLTGWWWLDPLLALLVALNILRMGWRLVRDSVGGLMDEALPQEELGRIRAALEGALKGLAADGRVLEVHDLRTRRAGPRTFVEFHLVVPGSTTVEQAHQICDQLESALQVSLEGVQTTIHVEPDHKAKHATFRVG comes from the coding sequence ATGAGCCCCACCCAAGCCCTGCTGCTCAGCCTAGGCGTGGCCGTGGTGGTCTTCGTTCTCAAGGGGCTGGCCTACCTCCTCACCGGCTCCGTAGCCCTCTACTCGGATGCCCTCGAGTCGGTGGTGAACATCGCCGCCGCCGCAGCCGCCCTGCTCGCAGTGCGGGTCTCCAAACGCCCTGCCGACGAAAACCACCCTTTCGGCCACACCAAGGCCGAGTACTTCTCCGCTGTGCTGGAGGGGGTGCTGATCGTCCTGGCGGCTTTGGCCATCCTGCGCGAGGCCTGGCCCCGGCTGCTGGCCCCTGAACCCATCGAGGAGCTCGGGCTGGGGCTTCTGCTCTCGCTTTTGGCCTCGAGCCTCAACGCCCTCCTGGCCCTCTTCCTCATAAGCAAGGGCCGGCAGGCCCGCTCCCCTGCGGTGGTGGCCGACGGCCAGCACGTGCTCTCCGACGTGATGACCTCGGCGGGGGTGCTGCTGGGGGTGGGGCTGGCCTGGCTCACCGGTTGGTGGTGGCTCGATCCCCTGCTGGCCCTGCTGGTGGCGCTCAACATCCTCCGGATGGGCTGGCGGCTGGTCCGCGACTCGGTGGGGGGGCTGATGGACGAGGCCCTACCCCAGGAGGAACTAGGCCGAATTCGGGCCGCCCTGGAGGGCGCCCTGAAGGGGCTGGCCGCCGATGGTAGGGTGCTGGAGGTGCACGATCTGCGCACCCGCCGGGCCGGGCCGCGCACCTTCGTGGAGTTCCATTTGGTGGTGCCAGGGAGCACCACCGTGGAGCAGGCCCACCAGATCTGCGACCAGCTCGAAAGCGCCCTGCAGGTGAGCCTGGAGGGGGTTCAGACCACCATCCACGTGGAACCCGACCACAAGGCCAAGCACGCTACCTTCCGCGTTGGCTAG
- the greA gene encoding transcription elongation factor GreA: MNKKPVYLTAEGKARLEQELAYLKTEKMRQIAEEMGRAIAEGDLRENAGYDEARRAMWENNSRIAELEDILSRVQIVESGNGVPTEVQIGVTVELETPTGQRMSLTMVGSHEADVFSGKISNESPLGQALLGKKVGDEVQVKGPKGSQTYIIVDLTYA, from the coding sequence ATGAACAAAAAGCCGGTGTACCTGACCGCCGAGGGAAAAGCGCGTTTGGAACAGGAGCTCGCCTACCTGAAGACCGAGAAAATGCGCCAGATTGCCGAGGAGATGGGTCGGGCCATCGCCGAAGGCGACCTGAGGGAGAATGCGGGCTACGACGAGGCCCGGCGGGCCATGTGGGAGAACAACAGCCGGATTGCCGAGCTGGAGGATATCCTGAGCCGGGTGCAGATCGTGGAGTCTGGCAACGGGGTGCCCACCGAGGTGCAGATTGGGGTGACGGTGGAGCTCGAGACCCCCACCGGCCAGCGCATGAGCCTGACCATGGTGGGCAGCCACGAGGCCGACGTGTTCAGCGGTAAAATCTCCAACGAGTCCCCCCTGGGCCAGGCCCTGCTGGGCAAGAAGGTCGGCGATGAGGTCCAGGTCAAGGGCCCCAAGGGCAGCCAGACCTACATAATCGTGGACCTGACCTACGCCTAG
- a CDS encoding right-handed parallel beta-helix repeat-containing protein: MRRIRNSLLFLVLGVLPVWLSACGDSASSGSNPGNSPNYTISLSSSSITAAPGGSATTQLTLTPQNGFTGTVSLSLVSSSGAAVSGITLSPATVNVGGSNPVNQTLTVSVATGVAANTYSLKVRASSGSLTKEANLTLIVQSGPSFTISLNPTSLTATQGESRTIRLTLTRQNNFTGTVSLSLVNPPAGVTISPTSLNVGSSDVQRDLTLSTTTSTPVGQHTLTLKAASGSIERTATVTLVVNQVTTFNVNTTADTIDADPGNGQCADSNGNCSIRAAVMEANALGSSVIINIPAGTYTLTRSSSIDEQGDDLDLRTTITLRGADRDTTILDGNDSTRLVQVHEGRSARIENLTIQRAGNGAAVWNYGGALVMERVTLRNNRRNALYQEGWSSSTALQDVLVQSNGTESNYDGVYVSSGSLSMNNVAVTGNARSGIGAFRANLTLSNVTVSSNGDSGVVATGDFFGGSTATLLNVTVSGNGGSGVYNYGTATLLNVTVSGNGGSGVYNYGTATLTNVTVSGNGGSGIYNIGTATLTNVTVSGNSTTSSYGGGGIYNWGTLNLAFSTIVNNTAPRGGGMRIGSGTVRLKGVILANNTATGGIGPECEGSLVSNGYNLIRSNTDCSFTRDSTDILNQDPSLGSLADNGGFVQTHLPLVGSPVLDRVPASACTDLSNNPLATDARGIARPQNGGCDLGAVERN; encoded by the coding sequence ATGAGAAGAATACGAAACAGTTTGCTTTTTCTAGTGTTGGGAGTTTTGCCGGTCTGGCTCAGCGCATGTGGTGATAGCGCTTCGAGCGGCTCCAATCCAGGGAATAGTCCGAATTACACCATCTCGCTCAGCAGCAGCAGCATTACGGCTGCGCCGGGCGGCAGCGCGACCACCCAGCTCACCCTTACCCCACAAAACGGTTTTACCGGTACGGTGAGCCTGAGCCTGGTCAGCAGCAGCGGGGCGGCTGTCTCGGGTATCACGCTTTCCCCGGCCACTGTAAATGTAGGCGGTAGCAACCCCGTGAACCAAACCCTAACGGTGAGCGTGGCTACCGGTGTGGCGGCGAACACCTACAGCCTGAAGGTGCGGGCTTCTAGTGGCAGCCTAACCAAGGAGGCCAACCTCACGCTAATTGTGCAAAGTGGCCCCAGCTTCACCATCTCGCTAAACCCCACCAGCCTTACGGCTACACAAGGCGAGAGCAGAACCATCCGCCTAACCCTGACCCGCCAGAACAACTTTACCGGCACCGTAAGCCTGAGCCTGGTAAACCCTCCCGCTGGCGTGACGATATCCCCCACCAGCCTGAACGTGGGCAGCAGCGATGTGCAGCGAGACCTGACCCTCTCCACCACCACCAGCACCCCGGTGGGCCAGCACACCCTTACCCTAAAAGCGGCCTCCGGCAGCATTGAGCGCACCGCCACTGTGACCCTGGTGGTGAACCAGGTCACCACCTTCAACGTCAACACCACCGCCGACACCATAGACGCCGATCCCGGCAACGGCCAATGTGCCGATAGCAACGGCAACTGCTCCATCCGGGCTGCGGTGATGGAAGCCAACGCTCTGGGCTCCTCTGTGATCATTAACATTCCTGCCGGCACCTACACCCTTACCCGCAGCAGCAGCATTGACGAGCAGGGGGACGACCTGGACCTCAGAACCACCATCACCCTGCGCGGGGCCGACCGTGATACCACCATTCTGGACGGGAATGACAGCACTCGGCTGGTGCAGGTACACGAGGGCAGGAGTGCTAGGATCGAGAACCTTACCATTCAACGGGCCGGCAATGGCGCCGCTGTTTGGAATTATGGTGGCGCGTTGGTAATGGAGCGGGTGACGCTGCGGAACAACAGAAGAAATGCGCTATACCAGGAGGGCTGGAGCTCGAGCACAGCCCTTCAGGACGTACTCGTCCAATCAAACGGTACAGAATCGAATTACGACGGTGTATACGTGTCTTCCGGTAGCCTTTCCATGAACAATGTGGCAGTTACGGGCAACGCCCGCAGTGGCATTGGTGCCTTTCGTGCGAACCTGACTCTCAGCAATGTAACCGTCAGCTCGAACGGAGACTCAGGTGTTGTTGCGACGGGAGATTTTTTTGGGGGGAGCACTGCCACCCTGCTCAACGTGACGGTGAGCGGGAACGGGGGCTCAGGTGTTTACAACTATGGTACCGCCACCCTGCTCAACGTGACGGTGAGCGGGAACGGGGGCTCAGGTGTTTACAACTATGGTACCGCCACCCTGACCAACGTGACGGTGAGCGGGAACGGGGGCTCGGGCATTTACAACATCGGTACCGCCACCCTGACCAACGTGACGGTAAGCGGGAACAGCACAACATCCAGCTATGGAGGCGGCGGCATTTACAACTGGGGCACGCTCAACCTGGCCTTCTCGACCATCGTCAACAATACCGCACCCCGTGGGGGAGGGATGCGAATTGGAAGTGGAACCGTAAGATTGAAGGGCGTGATCCTGGCCAACAACACCGCCACCGGCGGCATCGGGCCGGAGTGTGAGGGTAGTCTTGTCAGCAACGGCTACAACCTGATCAGGAGCAACACCGACTGCTCGTTCACCCGCGACTCCACCGACATTCTCAACCAAGACCCCTCGCTGGGAAGCCTGGCCGACAACGGCGGCTTTGTCCAGACCCATCTACCGCTGGTGGGCAGCCCGGTGCTGGACAGGGTGCCGGCCTCGGCCTGCACCGACCTCAGCAACAACCCCCTGGCCACCGATGCGCGGGGCATCGCGCGCCCGCAAAACGGAGGCTGCGATCTGGGTGCCGTAGAAAGGAACTAG